AAAACACCGTAAACTGATTTTAATTAACCTTAAATTTGTCTTTTTAGAAGAGCAAAGTGAGACTCTTTGTACCAGATTAGCCCGCCAACGCACGATGGAACCAGGTGGGAAATAAAGGCCTGAATCCACCCCTCTGACACTAAAATATaacataactagaacgggcactcggtagagcgcataccttcacatatcacaagattgggcattgcattatgaacatttgggcattagttgcatgccaattggataaaaattgaccgcgctatgttaaaaagaagattttgaccttttcatgaccttgacccgatcgatcccaaaatctaatcaaatggtccccggataataaccaatcatcccaataaatttcatgcgattcggtttaatactttttgagttatgcgaataacacacacgcatacaaataaataaagaaatacacggcgatcaaaacattaccttccgcatcaatgcgaaggtaatgagtaaGAAGGTTGTGATTCATTCTGGAGCTGTTATATTAAATTGTACAGATGCACCCTAATGAAGTCGTAATTTAGTGTAAGACTAATTCCTCGACAGCTTTAAGGAGAATTTCCCAGAATCTGCACTGTGGAGTTCACACATAAAGCGGTTATTCGACATTTGTACAGCACAAAACTTCATGCACTGTAACTCACCCTGTTTCTAAACAGAATGCGAGTGTATTTTCtgccttaaattttttttaacatccaCAATGTGAAtctacgttttttcttcttcttccccctcgtACTTTGTTCTTTACACAAGCAGACACGGTGCACCAGATCAAAAGAGCGCCTTCATAAATAATTTCATTTGCCGGATTAAAAATGCAtacagaatataattttttgagggggggaaaaagagggaACAACCCGAGCGTCGCCTCCTGTTGGGGTTTGGAAGATTGAATCACATTTTTCACACGTGGAAACTCgtgaaatgtgtaaaaaaagaagcttcacATCCCTTGTGATTGGAGACGCTCTGGTTGATGGCGGTTATGTAACATCTGCAGGTCGGCGTGGGGGAGCAGCGAGCAGCGGCCCGCGGAGGAGAGCCTGTGGCTGTCGGTGCTGAAGTCCGAACTGCCCGACCTGGAGGATCAGAACTGGGACCAGGTTCCGGATCTTCCACTTCCATCCGCAGCGGTACGGTCCTGCTGGGCTGAGGGTGACTGGATTATTCTGACAAAGAACTGAACGCTTCTCAGTTGACTTtcctattttaaataatattatggatgtgtgtgtatagatatatgaagacattttaatgttgtctttttatgtatgaaaatatatatatatatatatataaaatattatagatatatataaaaaagacccCACGACTCTAAAGAAGGctaagcggtatggataatggaatatataaagacattttaagatatatatatatatatatatatacacactcaacCGTGTTCACAAAAATGATCACGCTTgactttccttttttaaataataatttgtatatatttttatatgtatatataaatacattttgatagcttttaatatacaaaaatataatatatataatgaacaATGAACACGGTTgactttccttttttaaataataattttgatgtcttatatataattaaaaaaatatatataaaatatatatcacaACAATGAACACGGttgattttccttttttaagttATCATtgtgatgtgtatatatatatatacatatgtatatatatatatatatgtatatgtatatacatatgtatatatgtatatatatatatatgttgcaaATTGAATCGTGTCCTTTAGAAACCCTTCGCCGTGAAGCTAGACGAGCGGTGGTTGTGTGACCTCGGCGACGAGGTCGCTCCCTTTCCTGAACCCTCGCCACCTTCTCCGAGGACTTCACGGAGTCCAGATCCCGCCGGTAGCGGCTCCTCCCAGCAGGAGCTCTCGGTACACGGCCGACTCGGACCGGCGTCGTCTCACAGCGGGCGAAGTCACGACGGCGAGACGGCGTCCCCACAAGAACTCGCCGATagagctccgcccccccgcAGCTGGGGGGGGCCGGCGTCATCAGCCGGAGCGCCGGGGGGAGGGGCCCACggggggaggacgggaggagaggaagacactgGACCGGTCTGCAGACGGCCTCGAGCCAACCAGGGGACGCCGTCTGACGGCCGAGTCCATCTGCagaggcaggaggaagaggaagaggaggcacacACGagtgtcagaggaggaggaggggaccgaGAGCTGCAGAGCTGCCCCATGTGCCTGATGGTGTTCCCCGTCGGGTAAGAGACGCAACACACTTATTTTCACTAAAAtgtagacgcacacacacacacacacgtacgtgtGTACTGTCGGTACCAACCGTCTCCGTGTTCCGTCTCTCCAGGTTCAGCCAGATGGATTGTGACGGCCACCTGGCCCAGTGCCTGTCAGAGGTCAACGTGGACATGagctggtgacacacacacacacgcacacacacacacactacgctgCCTCCTGGGGAACCTGAGAAGCAGTTTTGTGATACAACCTCAAACTTTCATCCCAGTATTTTCGAGGATCTTTGCAGTAACAGTTTGTACTTGTGGTCGATATcatgctctctcgctctctctctccatatacaggactgtctcagaaaattagaatattgtgataaagttctttcttttctgtaatgcaattaaaaaattattaaatataaattattaaatattaaaagaataaaaggcttgcaatatttcagttgatttgtaatgaatccagaatgcatgacatttttgtttttttaattgcattacagaaaataaagaactttatcacaatattctaattttctgagacagtcctgtatatatagaataactatatatatatgtatgtagaatgctgtaatatatgtatatatattcagagtCCGTAGCTCCATCCTGTGAATGGATTCCTGCTGCTGGACGTCGGTGGAGCTGAACGTGGAGAAAAGGTTTCTGTGAAACATAAACGGTGTTTACAAACTCATTGTTTAGTTTGAAAGAACGGTCATTGCAGGTTGGAAAATAAGTTGTAAAAAAGTAATGGTCATCACATATTTCACAATAtagtattaaataaaatattccaTTGTGTActatatcaataaataagttCTACAGTTATGAATTTTTTTATCTTGTCAATAGTATAGTACATCTTTAAAATAgaaatatactgtgtgtgtgtgtgtgtgtcagaaaaaGGTGTTAGATGATGAATAGTTTCATCAGAGgacgtgagcacacacacacacacacacacagctgtagcGTCTGCAAAGAGGAAGGACTCGTTTCACAGAAAACCAGTATCATTTTTAATAATtacacatatttacaaatatgcaGTGAAGCGAAATGAAGCGTGTCCAAGCGGCGTGAACCGTAAACACGGAGCGCCTCGAACCTCCCGCTTCCAGATGTTTGAGTGGCCTTCACTGTTCTCTGCAAAGTGGGGTTTTTTTCTCCAGGACTCCCAGTTCATCCATTGGTCcctcaataaaataaacaaaacaacaaaaacaacaatgtgcAAACGGAACTCATGACGGCCGTGTTCACAAAATGCAGCGAATGAGATGGAGTTTAAGGGGTTGGAggaagaagagtgtgtgtgtgtgtgtgtgtgtaaaggcccTACAGCTAATTGACACCATGTGACTCAGCTAATTTATCCTATTGTCGAGACACGCAAATAATTAAATACGACCCGAGAATCTGACGAAGCGCCGAGGTTCTCTGGGAACGTGGGCTCTGTGTGCAGTCCCTCAACCGGCCACCAGAGGCAGGAGTCACTCTGCAACgctgttcattctggtcacatgacgtctattgttccgTCCATCccggagaggggtcctcctccgttgctctcTTCACTTATTATTCCCCCTAAAAGttgttttcttctattttttggggagtttttcctgatccgatgtgaaaggtcaaaggtcagtgagGTCGTAAAGCCGAcaggctaatttgtaattttgggctCTGCAAAATGAGCTGCATTGAGTTAATGAGAAGAATAAGCTGCCGTGTTTGTTCTTCTCCATGGTCTCATATTTCTGTTCACCGTGTGGACGGGTGTGACATCGTCATGGTAACGCGGCGGTTTTCCCGGCCCGTGTTTTTGGGGTCTACGTGACTCGTGACTTCGGTTCCAGGAGAACGTCTCATCTTTGTGTTCTGAACACGCTCGACTCAAATAGTAGAcgacaattatttatttttttaactctaGATATAGATCATCGTTCCTCCATCAGCTCCGTGTACACGACACAAATAGAGGTGTGTTACgtgtcagaggtgtgtgtgtgtgtgtgtgtgtccttgtgttgccttcaggtgcCAATCTGGTGAATAGTTGCCACCTGGGTTCCTGAAGGCAACGGGCCAATCAGAGGGCTCCGTTTTAAAAAGGAAGAAGTTTTTgtttggtcacacacacacacacacacacacacacacacacacacacacacacacacacacacacacacacacacacacacacacacacacacacacacacacacacacacacacacacacacacacacacacacacacacacacacacacacacacacgaaggtTGAGGTcacgtggtgtgttcagggccccctGTACATGGTGATTGGCTGCTGctccttctgtttttgtttccgtGGAtctttgttagtttgtttcttTCCTAGTTTTATTATCTTTATATTTGTTCGTCCCGTCCTCGCCCCCTTCAGGGAACCTCTGTGAATAAATCTACTTTATAAACGTGTTTTTTCACATTCTTTTGCAATAATTTGCCTTTTTCTGTTTTGGATTtggcaagaagaagaaacctcGTGACCCTGATAAAAGGGTTTAACGTCTTTCTATTGGACCGGACACTTTGTTTATTGACTAACTTTTACTAAATTGAATTATAATCAAATGAATAGTTGtttactttttaaagaaaataacttATTGGTTGAGGAATAACAACTTGATGGTAGCCCCGCCCAGATTAAAAGGTAAATCACATTCATCACGTCgctatttatttgtgttattcatAATTTAAAGGTTATTTGCTTTGAAAAGGCAATAAAATATTgaagagtttttatttattaattatttcttACAGGTGTCCGTTAACACACAGTGGAAACAACACTGCCGATAAATAAAAGCTTTTCTCGTttcacctttgtgtgtgtgcgtgagtcttGTTGCTAGGAGACGGCGgcgtgagtgagagtgagagtcgTAGTTTGGCTGAACATCGACACGATTTTGGACGACGTGACGAGAGATTTATTAGTCTTTAGACATCGACTTTTATTAATCTCGAGTCGTAAACCCGAAGAGAAAAATGTGAAGCGCCGTTTACGTGTTTAGTGGATTGAGCAACATGAACAACGTCCGGgaataatgattattattatgacacaTCCAGAGATATTCTAGTCTGAGGACGACGGGGAATACAAACTTCAATTTGAagtgaagaaaacaacaacaaacccacATGTTtaagaatttcaaaataagagcgtcgCGTTCCTGTGTGACGACGATGAAGGAAAACACATCGTCTGCTTTAAAGTCAAAATAACATGTTGGATGTCTTTTTGTTTCCTGATGCTTTGAGAACTCGTTCCTCTTCGTCACGAGTGAAGATGAGTTCATGACGTCTTTTCTAAAGACCTTTTATTCCTTTTAGAAACAACCAATAGATACTTTGAATTTTTATTGATCAGTTTTTAAGAGATTTGACTGCAGAAAGACGTCTAgtttgcagcgtgtgtgtgtgtgtgtgtgtgtggagacatcTCCCCGACCCAGCGGTCACGTGACGCTTCCCACCGGCTGCAGATGGTCACGCAGCGGCAGCTGGTGGAGAGGAATCCGACGGTGCCTGAACACACCGCGGAGGGTTTGAAGTCGTGATTCTCCGTGTTtactggagctgtgtgtgtgtgtgtgtgtgtgaggggtttaCCGATACGGGACCGTATGGACCGCGGCCGCCTGTGACGTCATCACACGGAGCGTCACGCTCCgtccaaataaataaagtgtccgacgccatttttaaaaatagaacTATGCTGATACTTTGGGGACGGACGCTCGTGGAGCCGGCGGGTCTTCACGGGGCGTGTTCCATCACGGAGACGAGTGCAATCAGAGCCGCGGTAACAAGATCTTAGAGGCACTTCTTAAATAAAAGTTAAACAAAGTGATCACCCGTTAGTGGAAAAATCCAACAAAATGAACAAAAAAGGGTGAAAATGAGCCGCTTCACATCGATAAACGAGCTTCAgggcaacaataataacttcattgaGTTTCTTTTGTCGTCGTACATTCTTGTTTAGTGTGAGGTGTTGCGCAaccacctcctcatcctcaaaATAAATCTAAAGAAAATGAGTGcacgtaaaaataaaaaaaagtcaagtTCTCTGGGCAGAACTGTCATATTCCTCCAGGGATGTGAGGCGATGCGTTCGATGACGGCGGAGGCATGGGACGAAACGGTTCTAAAATCATGGCGCGTGGATcgtgaggggatggagggatggaaacGATGGAGCCCGGAGGAGCAAAAGAAcggaaagaaaggagaagacAACGCGCCGTCGGGGAATGCTCTTGAAGTCTTTCGTATTCCTCGTCAAGGTACCAAGAAAAAAAACGAAGTTTTGGTATTCCAACGGTCGatcgggccggggggggggggggacccggtTCTGTTCTCGGCCTCGTTGACAAGGTCCAGAGGGTGAGGGTCCTCCTCCCTGTTGTCCTtttactcttcctcctcctcctcctcttcgcctcTCAGAGTTGGCTCgcgagtgttgttgttttttggctgAGTCGGCAGCTTGGACAGACAGTCGGTGGGCGAAGGAGGAAGccggtcgccccccccccccccctccctcatacGGACTCCTCTGTGGAGAGCAGCAGGGGGTTGATGTACTCAAAGCCCTCGAACTCAGACTGGTCTATTCTCTTGATGACGtccctgaaggagagagagagagacgggaattAGTAAATCCAAATCGGCGACTTCAACTTCTGTGAATTTTGAGCCATTAATTTTGCAACCgggacaaaagaaaaacatcttaaaactaaaaacacatctttttaaactttacctggaataaaaacagattagcacttcagtggctcttattTAGAGTATTattgaatgtattatttattgttttacttatagtattatttatggtattacttatggtattatttatagtattacttattgtatttattttattatttaatgtatttcttatggtattatttatagtattacttatagtattattgtatgtattacttatggtattatttattttattatctatagtattatttattttattatttattgttttacttatagttttactttattaattttattatttatagtattatttattttattatttaatgtattacttatggtattatttattgtattactttatttattttattatttatagtattatttattttattacttatggtattatttattgttttacttatagta
The genomic region above belongs to Pseudoliparis swirei isolate HS2019 ecotype Mariana Trench chromosome 9, NWPU_hadal_v1, whole genome shotgun sequence and contains:
- the si:ch73-70k4.1 gene encoding Fanconi anemia core complex-associated protein 20, with product MAEKHSTSKLKRNKPSVKDLQPAVRPLQRSHAASLSSELTAGRSAWGSSEQRPAEESLWLSVLKSELPDLEDQNWDQVPDLPLPSAAKPFAVKLDERWLCDLGDEVAPFPEPSPPSPRTSRSPDPAGSGSSQQELSVHGRLGPASSHSGRSHDGETASPQELADRAPPPRSWGGPASSAGAPGGGAHGGRTGGEEDTGPVCRRPRANQGTPSDGRVHLQRQEEEEEEAHTSVRGGGGDRELQSCPMCLMVFPVGFSQMDCDGHLAQCLSEVNVDMSW